In Haloarchaeobius salinus, the sequence CGCTCGTCGAGGAGGCGTCCGCCGACGAGTTCGACGACATGAGCCGCTCGGCTGCGACCGAGGTCGGCCAGATCATGAACGCCGGCTTCATCGACGGCTGGGCGGACGTGCTCGGCACCGCCATCGACGTCTCCACCCCGGAGTTCATCGAGGGAGAGACCGCGGAGCCGTTCCTCGGGGATCTGGAGGAGGCCCCGCAGGGGGACGACCTCGCACTGCTGTTCCAGAGCCAGATCGAGGCCGTCGACACGGAGATCGGGTTCAAGCACTACCTGTTCCCCGAGCGGGAGTCGATGGCCGCTATCCTCGACAAGCACACCGACCCCGACAGCAAGGGTATCGAGTACGACAAGCTCGCCGGCTTCGACGAGATGGCCCAGCAGGGCGCACGGGAGGTCGCCTCGAACATCACGACGCTCACCGGCATCGACACGAGCGTGAAGATCCGGCGGCTGAAGTTCGCATCGCTGGCCGCCATCCCGCAGGAGATCGACGACGAGATGCTCGTCGGCGTCGCCCACGAGCTGGACGGGACCCCGTCGGGCTACCTGCTGTTCCTGTTCGACGAGGCGTCGGCCCGGGAGGTCGTCGAGGCGACCATCCCGAACCCGCCGGACGACGAGTTCGGCGAGCTCGGCAAGAGCGCCATCAAGGAGCTCGGGAACATCATGGCGAGCGGGTTCATCGACGGCTGGGCGAACGTGCTCGATACGACCATCGACCACTCGCCGCCGGAGTACATCCACGACTACGGGGCGGCGGTCATCGACCCCGTCATCATCCAGCTCGGCGAGAACCAGGACTTCGCGTTCGTCTTCGACACGGTCATCAAGGCCGAGGACCGCGAGTTCGACTGCTCCATCTACGCCATCCCGGACGAGGCGGACCTGGAGCGCGCGCTGAACAACCTCGACATCGAGAAGATCGAGGACGCACAGACCAAGGCAGATTTCCCCATCGACGAAGTTGAGAACGCATGAAGACGTACGGCAGTGAACCAGGTGCACCCGAGCCGGTCCAGGTCGGTATCTCGGAGTTCGTGGTCAGGGGCACAGAGTCGACGGAGACGCTGAAGTCGTACGGGCTGGGCTCGTGTCTCGCCATCGCGCTGTACGACCCGGACTCGGGCATCGGCGGGCTGGCACACGTGATGCTGCCCGACGGCGACGCCGCCGACGGCGCGGACACCCAGCCCGGCAAGTACGCCGACACGGCCATCCGGGCCATGCTCAGGCGGATGGTCGAGAAGGGTGCCGCCTACACCTCCGTCGAGGCGAAGATCGCGGGCGGTAGCGACATGTTCGAGTTCGAGTCCTTCGGCGACGGCGTCGGCAACCGCAACGTCGCCGCCGCGAAGGAGGAACTCGAGAAGCTCGGCGTCCCCATCATCGGCGAGGACGTCGGCGGGCAGCGCGGTCGGACCGTCGAGTTCGACGTCGGGACTGGAACGCTCCAGATTCGAACGGCCGACGGCGACCGTGGAGTGACGGAGCTGTGACCGACGACTCCGACTTCCGTCGGGTCGCAGGGTACATCGAAGACGAGATCGGGTTCGCGACGAGTCATTACAACGACAGCTACCTCAAGCGGCGGCTCTCCTCGCGGATGCGCCGCACGGACACGTCGGACTACGACGAGTACCACGACCTGCTCGTCGACAACCCCGACGAGGCTCAGGAGCTGCTCGACGCGCTCTCCATCAACGTCACCGGCTTCTTCCGCAATCCCGACGTCTGGGAGGGTATCCGGTCGGTGCTGCGGACCCTCTCGGCGGAGCAGGACCGGGTCCACGTCTGGTCGGCCGCATGTGCCGACGGTCGCGAACCGTACTCGCTGGCGATGCTCGTCCTCGACGACCCGCGCATCGACGAGTCGAAGTTCCGCGTCTACGGGACCGACATCAACGAGGAGGCGCTCGCGACCGCACAGGAGGGCGTCTACCACAGCACCCGCACCATCGACATCGAGGAGCAACTCGGCTTCCTCTCGAACTTCCACGCGTACATCGACCGGGACGACAACCGCTTCGAGGTGACACAGCGGGTCAAGCGACTGGTCACCTTCGCCCGGCACGACCTCATCAACGACGGGCCGAAATCCGGTTTCGACCTCGTCGTCTGTCGCAACCTGTTCATCTACATCGACAACGAGTACAAGCGGCCAATCCTGAAGACCATCGCCCAGTCCATCCGGCCGGAGGGCTACCTCGTCATCGGCAAGGCGGAGACCATCCCGCCACAGCTGAAGTCCGCGTTCGACGTGCTCGACGGCCGCCTGCGCATCTACCAGCGCGAGTGAACGCGTTCTTCGTGACGTACACGCCCCCGTAGCGGCTGCCTCGCTACGGTTGCTGCGCCGCGATCCACCAGTGGACGCCAGTCGACGCTCGTGCGTCGTCGCTCGCGGGATAGCGCGCGAAAGAAGTGCCGACCGCGGCCGCCGACTTACTCGTCGTCCTCGGGCTCGGTCTGTGCGAACGAGAACATGTCGTCCTCGTTGCTCTCGTCGTCATCGTCGTCGTCGACTGACTCCTCGTCAGCCGTGTCCTCGGCGTCCGATTCGTCCGTCGAGTCGGCTTCGCCGGGCGTCCCCTCGGTCGTCTCGCTGCCGAAGTCGATGTTCTCGACACCCGGGACCTCCTTGGTCTCGGTCTCCGGCTCGTCGTCGTCCTCGTCCTCGAGGTCGTCGAACGAGCCCTCGTCGAAGCCGAGCGCCTCGTCGAGCTGCTCGTCGATCTCCTCGGTCCCGTCGTCGACGATGGGCTCCGTGTCGACGGTCCCTCCCTCCACGGCCGTCTCCACGTCTGCGTCCGCGTCCGCGTCGTCGACCCGCTCGGCCGCGGACTCGTCGTCGGTCTCGTCTGCGGCTGGCTCCGCTTGGACTGCGGGCTCGTCCTCTGTGGCGGCGTCGGCAGCCGCCTCGTCCGTCGGCTCCCGAGCAGTCTCGTCGACGATCTCCGGTTCGTCGGTCTCGGGCACGGCGGCACTCGTGTCGAAGGCCGCATCGTCGATGCCCGCGTCGTTGGGCTCCCCGTCGCCGAACTCGATGTCGGGGTCGAAGTCCTGGATCTCGTCGGCATCGTCGGCGGCGTCAGACTCAGTCGCGTCGTCGACGACCTCGTCGGCGATGGCGTCTGCGTCGCCGGTCTCTGGTGCCGCCTCGGCGCTCGGCTCCTCGTCAGGCATCGCGTCGTCGAGTTCGAGTCCGTCCGCGTCCACGTCGTCGTCGACCGCGAGGGCGTCGTCGACACCGAAGCTGCCGGTGTCGTCGAAGCTGTCCGTTCCGGCGTCGGCGGTCGGCTGGGTCTCCTCGTCGAACGTCGCGGGCGTTCCCAGGCCGTCGGCGTCGCCGTCGGTCTCCTCCACCGCGTCGAGGTCGGCCTCGCCCGAGAGCTCCATCACGGCCTCCGCAGCCTCGGAGTCGTCCCCGGCGACGGGCTCGTCGGTCTCGGGGTCGGCCTCCACGTCGGCGAGCAGGTCGGCACCGTCGTCGAACTCCATCGCGGCGTCCACGTCGGTGTCGAAGCGGTCGAGGGCCTCGCTCAGGCGGGACGCCTGGTTGGCGAGGTCGCTCGCGCTCTTCGATACCTCGGTGAGTGCGGTGGTCTGCTCCTCGGCTGCGGCGGCGACCGTCTCGGCCTCGCTGGTGGTCTCCTCGGAGATGGTCGCCGCGTCGTCGACCATCGCCACGACCTCCTCCGTGGAGGCCGCCTGCTCTTCGGTCGCTGCCGAGATCTCCTGGACGCCGGTGTTGGTGTCCTCCGCGTAGCCGGCAATCTCGTCGAGCGCGTCCACCGTGTCCTCGACGGCCTCGGTGGTCGCGGAGATCTGCTCCGACGCCCCCTCGACACCGCGGACCGTCTGCTGGGTGGTCGACTGGATGTGCTCGAGGCGCTGCTCGATGTCCTCGGCCGCGTCCTTCGTCTCCTCGGCCAGCTCCTTGACCTCCTGTGCGACGACGGAGAACCCCTCGCCGGAGGAGCCGGAGCGTGCGGCCTCGATGTTCGCGTTCAACGCCAGCATGTTCGTCTGCTCTGCGATCTCGGAGATGAAGTCGATCAGCTCGTCGATCTGCTCCATCTCCGTCTCGAGCTGCTCGATCTGCTGGGTGACCTGCTCGCTCTCGCGTTCGAGCTGTGCCATGCGGTCGATCGCGTCCTGTGCGGCGTCGCGGCCGTCGCGGCCGGTCTCGGCGGTCCGCTCGGCCAGGTCTGCGACCTCGTTGGACGAGGACGCGATCTCCTCGATGGTGGTCGACAGCCCGGACATCTCCTGGCTGACGCGCTGCAGGCTGTCGTTCTGCCGGTCCGCACCGTCGGAAATTTCCTGGATGGACTCCGTCACCTGCTCGGACGCGGAGCGCACCTCCTCGCTGGAGGCCGTGACCTCCTCGGAGGAGGTGGCGACCTCGTTCGCGAAGTTCTTGAGCTGCCCGACGGTCTCCTCGATCTCGCCGATCATCTCGTTGAACTCCGTCGCGATGTCCGCCATCGCCTCGGACTCGGATTCGGCGTTCATCCGCTGGGTCATGTCGCCCGCGGACACGTCCTGCATGACGCCACGGTACTCGTCGGCCTTGCGCTCCAGGTGCCGGTTCATCTGCTCCGCCTCGGCACGGGCGAGCTCGGCCTCCTCGCGTGCGTCGCGTGCCTCCTGAATCTGCTCTCGGAGGGCGTCACGCATCGACGCGAACCCGTCGTACAGCCGGCCGATGTTGTCGATGCGGTGCGTCTCGAAGTCGACGTTCAGCGTGCCCTCCTCCATCTGCTCGGTCTTCGTGGTCAGCCGGTCGATGGACGCCGCGGTGTTCCGACCGATGATGGTCCCGAACACGACGATGATGGCCATCCCACCGATGGTCGCGTACAGCCCCCACTCGCTCACCGTGTTGACGAAGCCGTAGACCTCGTTCGTCGGCGAACTGATGGTCACCACCATGTCCCGGTTGGCGACCTGCGCGTAGCTGACTGCGTACTCCTCGCCATCGAAGTCGCTACCGACCATCGTACTGACTGCTTCGGGCGGCGTGCTCGTGGTGAACGTCCCCTGTCCGGAGAACGACTCGTCGCTGCCGAAGGAGCTCCCGATGAAGCCATCCGAGTCGACGCGGCTCGTGTTGGCGAACGTGACCTCGTTCTCGCTGTTCAGGATCATCGTCGCCTGTCCGTCGGTCTGGGCCTGGATGGAGCGCCCGTAGTCGCTGACGTCGACGGTCGTGACTATCGCCTGGGACTGGCTGGTCCCCTTCACCGGATAACCGTAGGCGACGACGGTCGTCCCCTCGTGGTCCTCGTAGACGCCGAAGTAGGTCCCCTCCTCGGGGATGGTCCCGTCACCGTCCAGTCCGGCCGCCCAGGTCGCGTCGATCTCCGACAGCGACGACCCGTTGTAGGGGTCGTTGGACGTGGCGAGCACGTTGTCGTTCTGCAAGCTCACCCAGTGCATGTCTCGGATACCCCGCTCGAACTGTAGTTCGGTCGTGCGTTCTTTCAACACGGCCTCGACGGCCGACCGGTCGTTGCTCCCGACCTGTTCCTCCAGCTCGGTCGCGGTCGTCTGCGTGATCACCAGGTTCCGTTCGTCCCAGGACTGGAGGTTCCGTGCCTCCTGTGCGGCCTGGTCGGACAACCTCTCGTTGACGCTCGTCTCCACCTCCTCTGTAATCTGACCCGTCGCGACGAACCCCACCGCCCCGACTGCCAGACCCATTATAAGGAGCGCGATACCGAACTTCAACGCGTAGCTCTTTCGGATAAATCTCGGTACGAGTCGACGGAGTGGGCCCAGCATATGTGCGATACGGTAGGTACTAGAATATAAAACGCTACCGGAGATTATCACACGTGAAAACACAGTACTGCGGCGAGGTGAGTCACCTGTCTTTAAATTAGTGGCCGTCACGTCGGTCGAATAAAAATACGGACCTTCCGCCCGGAATCCCGGCGCTGAGGGTAACATACATCCCGCTGACAGACGTACCCGGGGACGATGGGGCCGGACGAACTGGAGACGTACGTGGAGCGTGCCGGGAGTGCCGTCGCGGCGTCCGCCGAACTCGGCCTGCGCAACACCCAGCTCCGACTCGTCGAGCCCTTCCTCGAGTGCCTCGGCTGGGACGTCCGCTCGCCCGCGGTCGAGGCCGCATTCGACGTCGAGGACGCCGACGCTGTCGTCGACTACGCGCTGCTCGTCGACGACGCCCCGGCGGTGTTCGTCGACACGCTGGCCTGCGAATCCTCGCTCGGGTCCGCGGAGGGCGACGCACTGCTGTCCGCGATGGACGCGGCCGGCGTCCAGCGGGGCATCCTGACC encodes:
- a CDS encoding methyl-accepting chemotaxis protein — encoded protein: MGLAVGAVGFVATGQITEEVETSVNERLSDQAAQEARNLQSWDERNLVITQTTATELEEQVGSNDRSAVEAVLKERTTELQFERGIRDMHWVSLQNDNVLATSNDPYNGSSLSEIDATWAAGLDGDGTIPEEGTYFGVYEDHEGTTVVAYGYPVKGTSQSQAIVTTVDVSDYGRSIQAQTDGQATMILNSENEVTFANTSRVDSDGFIGSSFGSDESFSGQGTFTTSTPPEAVSTMVGSDFDGEEYAVSYAQVANRDMVVTISSPTNEVYGFVNTVSEWGLYATIGGMAIIVVFGTIIGRNTAASIDRLTTKTEQMEEGTLNVDFETHRIDNIGRLYDGFASMRDALREQIQEARDAREEAELARAEAEQMNRHLERKADEYRGVMQDVSAGDMTQRMNAESESEAMADIATEFNEMIGEIEETVGQLKNFANEVATSSEEVTASSEEVRSASEQVTESIQEISDGADRQNDSLQRVSQEMSGLSTTIEEIASSSNEVADLAERTAETGRDGRDAAQDAIDRMAQLERESEQVTQQIEQLETEMEQIDELIDFISEIAEQTNMLALNANIEAARSGSSGEGFSVVAQEVKELAEETKDAAEDIEQRLEHIQSTTQQTVRGVEGASEQISATTEAVEDTVDALDEIAGYAEDTNTGVQEISAATEEQAASTEEVVAMVDDAATISEETTSEAETVAAAAEEQTTALTEVSKSASDLANQASRLSEALDRFDTDVDAAMEFDDGADLLADVEADPETDEPVAGDDSEAAEAVMELSGEADLDAVEETDGDADGLGTPATFDEETQPTADAGTDSFDDTGSFGVDDALAVDDDVDADGLELDDAMPDEEPSAEAAPETGDADAIADEVVDDATESDAADDADEIQDFDPDIEFGDGEPNDAGIDDAAFDTSAAVPETDEPEIVDETAREPTDEAAADAATEDEPAVQAEPAADETDDESAAERVDDADADADVETAVEGGTVDTEPIVDDGTEEIDEQLDEALGFDEGSFDDLEDEDDDEPETETKEVPGVENIDFGSETTEGTPGEADSTDESDAEDTADEESVDDDDDDESNEDDMFSFAQTEPEDDE
- a CDS encoding CheR family methyltransferase; translated protein: MTDDSDFRRVAGYIEDEIGFATSHYNDSYLKRRLSSRMRRTDTSDYDEYHDLLVDNPDEAQELLDALSINVTGFFRNPDVWEGIRSVLRTLSAEQDRVHVWSAACADGREPYSLAMLVLDDPRIDESKFRVYGTDINEEALATAQEGVYHSTRTIDIEEQLGFLSNFHAYIDRDDNRFEVTQRVKRLVTFARHDLINDGPKSGFDLVVCRNLFIYIDNEYKRPILKTIAQSIRPEGYLVIGKAETIPPQLKSAFDVLDGRLRIYQRE
- a CDS encoding chemotaxis protein CheD, whose product is MKTYGSEPGAPEPVQVGISEFVVRGTESTETLKSYGLGSCLAIALYDPDSGIGGLAHVMLPDGDAADGADTQPGKYADTAIRAMLRRMVEKGAAYTSVEAKIAGGSDMFEFESFGDGVGNRNVAAAKEELEKLGVPIIGEDVGGQRGRTVEFDVGTGTLQIRTADGDRGVTEL
- a CDS encoding chemotaxis protein CheC, with product MKLDITALGTFYDMAREGAGLAAGRLTRMTDVETRVGITKLNFMRGSEIRTEFEDGVPKVGIRVELSGGLDGHSLILFERDAALRVVSALVEEASADEFDDMSRSAATEVGQIMNAGFIDGWADVLGTAIDVSTPEFIEGETAEPFLGDLEEAPQGDDLALLFQSQIEAVDTEIGFKHYLFPERESMAAILDKHTDPDSKGIEYDKLAGFDEMAQQGAREVASNITTLTGIDTSVKIRRLKFASLAAIPQEIDDEMLVGVAHELDGTPSGYLLFLFDEASAREVVEATIPNPPDDEFGELGKSAIKELGNIMASGFIDGWANVLDTTIDHSPPEYIHDYGAAVIDPVIIQLGENQDFAFVFDTVIKAEDREFDCSIYAIPDEADLERALNNLDIEKIEDAQTKADFPIDEVENA